Proteins encoded in a region of the Malaciobacter mytili LMG 24559 genome:
- the cobA gene encoding uroporphyrinogen-III C-methyltransferase — protein MGKVYLTGAGPGDMELLTLKAVKVVEQADIIIYDRLANPQILNLAKKTCEKIYVGKKDGKHCVPQEQINEIIYQAALKYENVVRLKGGDPFVFGRGGEEAIYLYNKDIEFEIIPGITSCISVPAYAGIPVTHRGITTSFRVVTGHETSNKKISQIQWESFLNDETIVFLMGFHNIKLITNKLLSLGKSKDYPCAVISEGTTKNQKVIVSTLEKIVEASKDMCTPAIIIIGEVVNLREKIKWFK, from the coding sequence ATGGGAAAAGTATATTTAACAGGAGCAGGTCCAGGAGATATGGAATTACTAACTTTAAAAGCAGTAAAAGTAGTTGAACAAGCAGATATAATTATTTATGATAGACTTGCAAATCCACAGATTTTAAACTTAGCAAAAAAAACTTGTGAAAAAATCTATGTGGGAAAAAAAGATGGAAAGCACTGTGTTCCACAAGAACAAATAAATGAGATAATCTACCAAGCAGCTTTAAAATATGAAAATGTAGTTAGATTAAAAGGTGGAGATCCTTTTGTGTTTGGAAGAGGTGGAGAAGAGGCTATTTATCTTTATAATAAAGATATAGAATTTGAAATTATTCCAGGTATAACTTCTTGTATTAGTGTTCCAGCATATGCAGGGATTCCAGTAACACATAGGGGAATTACTACTTCTTTTAGAGTAGTTACAGGACATGAAACTTCAAATAAAAAAATCTCACAAATTCAATGGGAAAGCTTTTTAAATGATGAAACTATTGTTTTTTTAATGGGTTTTCATAATATTAAACTTATTACAAATAAGCTTCTTAGTTTAGGCAAAAGTAAAGATTATCCCTGTGCAGTAATTTCAGAAGGTACTACAAAAAATCAAAAAGTAATAGTTTCAACTTTAGAAAAGATTGTTGAAGCTTCAAAAGATATGTGTACACCTGCTATTATAATTATTGGGGAAGTAGTAAATTTAAGAGAGAAAATAAAGTGGTTTAAATAA
- a CDS encoding cytochrome D1 domain-containing protein: MKLFKIYLFVFIILNSLQAKEKIFIVEREDSSLAVISKDSKKNTIKNMKNMNHGVVKFKDKDGYVISRDGYIIKFDPILEKITATYKTSKSAIGFVVAKYYVAVANYDDKSVDILTRDLKPIKKIFTDSKNVGIKIYNNYLIFSQMNKDTISIYKDLNLGEKEPNFKLYKEFKEVGELPFDAMIKDEKYIVGFFTSKHFGVVDLKKMEFQKVKIFLDENRQMVLKVPHFGFWSIGGDKVFVPAVGDKKVLVYDNNFKFIKNIQTKGLPVFTSLSPKKDFLAVTYSGKDFPIIEIIDTKTLKIIKSFTFDGKVLHLRWSEEKPKLYVSINDSNKVAVINTKKWIVQKEILDIKKPSGIFIYKRSE; this comes from the coding sequence ATGAAGCTTTTTAAAATATATTTATTTGTATTTATAATATTAAATTCTTTACAAGCAAAAGAGAAGATTTTTATAGTTGAAAGAGAAGACTCGTCACTTGCAGTTATTTCTAAAGACTCTAAAAAGAACACAATAAAAAATATGAAAAATATGAATCATGGTGTTGTAAAGTTTAAAGATAAAGATGGCTATGTTATTTCAAGAGATGGATATATAATTAAATTTGATCCTATTTTAGAAAAAATAACAGCTACTTATAAAACTTCAAAATCTGCAATTGGTTTTGTTGTAGCAAAGTATTATGTGGCAGTTGCAAATTATGATGATAAAAGCGTAGATATTTTAACAAGAGATTTAAAACCTATTAAAAAAATCTTTACTGATTCTAAAAACGTAGGTATAAAAATTTATAACAATTATCTAATTTTTTCACAAATGAATAAAGATACTATTTCCATATATAAAGATTTAAATCTAGGAGAAAAAGAGCCTAATTTTAAACTTTATAAAGAATTTAAAGAAGTTGGAGAACTTCCTTTTGATGCCATGATAAAAGATGAAAAATATATTGTTGGTTTTTTTACTTCTAAGCATTTTGGAGTAGTTGATTTAAAGAAAATGGAATTTCAAAAAGTAAAGATTTTCTTAGATGAAAATAGACAAATGGTTTTAAAAGTTCCACATTTTGGATTTTGGTCTATTGGTGGAGACAAAGTATTTGTACCAGCTGTAGGAGATAAAAAAGTATTGGTATATGATAATAATTTTAAATTTATTAAAAATATACAAACAAAAGGATTACCTGTATTTACAAGTTTAAGCCCTAAAAAAGATTTTCTTGCTGTTACTTATTCAGGAAAAGATTTTCCAATAATTGAAATAATTGATACAAAAACTTTAAAAATTATAAAAAGTTTTACATTTGATGGAAAAGTTTTACATTTAAGATGGTCAGAAGAAAAACCTAAATTATATGTGTCTATAAATGATTCAAATAAAGTTGCAGTAATTAATACTAAAAAATGGATAGTTCAAAAAGAGATTTTAGATATTAAAAAACCTTCTGGAATATTTATTTATAAAAGGAGTGAATAA
- a CDS encoding radical SAM/SPASM domain-containing protein, which produces MLRLSNLIKSTFEETHSKMLNGSIIIWNFTNRCNLLCHHCYSKADIYEKDTLTLEQIKKTTKELKQSNINFVIFSGGEPLLRKDIFEIASYMKEQKIFTYLSTNGFYINKKNVEKIINTFNYIGISIDGIEDIHDNFRGHKGAYKKAIDSIKLIQEHGGNVGIRFTLTKETQDSFYKMFELVEKLNVKKFYISHLVYSGRGKENLDIDISKEKRREYVEYIIDKAFEYYKEKKDIDIVTGNMEMDAIILLNRFKKDYPHKALNLEKRLLNWKGNSCGSRLGNINWQGVVKPDPFFPFAIGNYLQMSFNEIWNNSKNEILNKLRNFPRKIKGKCKICKYINICNGGSRARAYALSGDLWQEDPSCYLTNEEIRS; this is translated from the coding sequence ATGTTACGTCTATCAAATCTAATAAAATCAACATTTGAAGAGACTCACTCTAAAATGTTAAATGGCTCAATAATAATTTGGAATTTTACAAATCGCTGTAATTTACTTTGTCATCACTGTTATAGTAAAGCAGATATTTATGAAAAAGATACTCTTACTTTAGAACAAATAAAAAAAACCACAAAAGAACTAAAACAATCAAATATAAACTTTGTAATCTTTTCAGGGGGAGAACCTCTTTTAAGAAAAGATATTTTTGAAATAGCCTCTTATATGAAAGAACAAAAAATTTTTACTTATTTATCAACAAATGGATTTTATATAAATAAGAAAAATGTAGAAAAAATCATAAATACTTTTAATTATATAGGTATTTCTATTGATGGAATTGAGGATATACATGATAATTTCAGAGGACACAAAGGTGCCTATAAAAAAGCTATTGACTCTATTAAACTAATACAAGAACATGGTGGAAATGTAGGTATTAGATTTACTCTTACAAAAGAGACTCAAGATAGTTTTTATAAGATGTTTGAGTTAGTAGAAAAGTTAAATGTAAAAAAATTTTATATCTCTCATCTAGTATATTCAGGACGAGGAAAAGAGAATTTAGATATTGATATTTCAAAAGAAAAAAGAAGAGAATATGTTGAATATATTATAGATAAAGCTTTTGAATATTACAAAGAAAAAAAAGATATAGATATTGTTACAGGTAATATGGAGATGGATGCCATAATTCTTTTAAATAGATTTAAAAAAGATTATCCCCATAAAGCTTTAAATTTAGAAAAGAGATTATTAAACTGGAAAGGTAACTCTTGTGGAAGCAGATTAGGAAATATAAATTGGCAAGGAGTTGTAAAACCAGATCCTTTTTTCCCTTTTGCTATTGGTAATTATCTACAAATGTCTTTTAATGAAATTTGGAATAATTCAAAAAATGAGATTTTAAATAAATTAAGAAATTTTCCAAGAAAAATAAAAGGAAAATGCAAAATATGCAAATATATCAATATTTGCAATGGAGGCTCAAGGGCAAGAGCTTATGCTTTAAGTGGTGATTTATGGCAAGAAGATCCTTCTTGTTATTTAACAAATGAAGAGATTAGGAGTTAA
- a CDS encoding c-type cytochrome, whose amino-acid sequence MWLVFKIPLVLMSLYTSVFSNDKVFKEYCWGCHHQTSVAFGPSFEEIASKRTYGEIQGHIIAPRSTYIQLGYKRSVMPSFKDKLTIKQLDEITNFIISFKKEN is encoded by the coding sequence ATGTGGCTTGTATTTAAAATACCACTTGTACTAATGTCTCTTTACACATCGGTTTTTTCAAATGATAAGGTATTTAAAGAGTATTGTTGGGGTTGCCATCATCAAACATCTGTTGCTTTTGGTCCTTCTTTTGAAGAAATTGCAAGTAAAAGAACTTATGGAGAAATTCAAGGTCATATAATTGCACCTAGGTCTACTTATATACAACTAGGCTATAAAAGATCAGTTATGCCAAGTTTTAAAGATAAACTAACTATTAAACAATTAGATGAAATTACAAATTTTATAATCTCATTTAAAAAAGAAAACTAA
- a CDS encoding cytochrome D1 domain-containing protein, translating into MKTKIKVFFLLTIFLSNVFALDGAFVHAVEALPKKEVGKELYNKYCATCHHKKRIGLEGPPLLPKFLKKFSEKQLALKIKDGFPQTLMPKYDFLNPYELTSIARYIKSPIKEKIQWNKEDIYNSITSFNDPLNPLKIKDIEQVLPVVERDGSKVWIMEDTRVLSKFNLANVHGGIKYSNDAKNIYVPTRDGWIQNYSLKTAQRLNKVRACINLRNISLSNNGEYLFATCLLPEQIVIIDTKSMIPLEVKKLEGKVSALYELYSQDKAIFTFRNKPLLASINTNTFKINYINIKEPIEDFFIDPFEEYLIGTARKGEVLRVFDLKTSKMVFEYKMKGMPHLFSATYWYKNGNFYFATPHIKKPYITVWKMYNWQFIKQIDIKGDGFFVKTHPNTAYLWADNGSDKLILINKEDYSIKSFIPRKNKQYIHTEYSGDGKYTYLSIYEKDGEIIVLDTNSFKQLASYKANIPVGKYNYINKNRKFYPRLFGWDIFKQKCKNMLPCENLKLNTYEKKSLDAFLKTLK; encoded by the coding sequence ATGAAAACTAAAATAAAAGTCTTTTTTTTATTAACTATTTTTTTAAGTAATGTTTTTGCCTTAGATGGTGCTTTTGTTCATGCAGTTGAAGCATTGCCTAAAAAAGAAGTTGGTAAAGAGTTATATAATAAATACTGTGCAACTTGCCATCATAAAAAAAGAATAGGTCTAGAAGGCCCTCCTTTATTACCCAAATTTTTAAAAAAATTTAGTGAAAAACAGTTAGCTTTAAAAATAAAAGATGGTTTTCCTCAAACTTTAATGCCAAAATATGATTTTTTAAATCCTTATGAATTAACTTCAATAGCAAGATATATAAAATCTCCTATAAAAGAGAAAATTCAATGGAATAAAGAAGATATTTATAACTCAATTACTTCATTTAATGACCCTTTAAATCCTTTAAAAATAAAAGATATAGAACAAGTTTTGCCTGTTGTTGAAAGGGATGGTTCTAAAGTTTGGATTATGGAGGATACAAGAGTTTTAAGTAAATTTAATTTGGCAAATGTGCATGGAGGTATAAAATATAGCAATGATGCAAAAAATATCTATGTTCCCACAAGAGATGGTTGGATACAAAATTACTCTTTAAAAACAGCTCAAAGATTAAATAAAGTAAGAGCTTGTATAAATTTACGAAATATCTCTTTAAGTAATAATGGAGAATATCTTTTTGCCACTTGTTTACTTCCTGAACAAATAGTAATAATAGATACTAAAAGTATGATACCACTAGAAGTAAAAAAACTAGAAGGAAAAGTTTCTGCTTTATATGAACTATATTCACAAGATAAAGCAATATTTACTTTTAGAAATAAACCTTTACTTGCTAGTATAAATACTAATACTTTTAAAATAAATTATATAAATATAAAAGAGCCCATTGAAGATTTTTTTATAGATCCTTTTGAAGAGTATTTAATAGGAACAGCAAGAAAAGGTGAAGTTTTAAGAGTATTTGATTTAAAAACTTCAAAAATGGTATTTGAATATAAGATGAAGGGAATGCCACATCTTTTTTCTGCAACATATTGGTATAAAAATGGAAACTTTTATTTTGCAACACCCCATATAAAAAAGCCTTATATAACTGTTTGGAAAATGTATAATTGGCAGTTTATTAAACAAATTGATATAAAAGGAGATGGTTTTTTTGTAAAAACTCATCCAAATACTGCTTATCTTTGGGCTGATAATGGAAGTGATAAACTTATTTTAATAAATAAAGAAGATTACTCTATTAAAAGTTTTATACCAAGAAAAAATAAACAATATATTCATACAGAATATAGTGGAGATGGCAAATATACTTATTTAAGTATTTATGAAAAAGATGGAGAAATTATAGTTTTAGATACAAATAGCTTTAAACAACTTGCCTCTTATAAAGCTAATATTCCTGTTGGTAAATATAACTATATAAATAAAAATAGAAAATTTTATCCTAGACTTTTTGGTTGGGATATTTTTAAGCAAAAGTGTAAAAATATGCTTCCTTGTGAAAACTTAAAATTAAATACTTATGAAAAAAAGAGTTTAGATGCTTTTTTAAAAACCTTAAAATAG
- a CDS encoding nitrite reductase: MKIRRVLGILTISCLGLTSLVNAKEIKLSKEEMQKATQVYFDRCAGCHGMLRKGALGPSLEATRSKEFGTETLKHIINFGTPGGMPGWGKTGELTKEETELMAKYIQIEAPLPPEKSMADMKKSHKILIPVKDRPKAPEAENWKDYFAVILRDVGEIAIIDGVTKKVVSVVPSGFATHITRTGASGRYMYVIGRDGKASMIDLWMKVPKNVAEIRTCNDARAIDTSKHPDYKDKYAIVGCYWPPSIVTLEADTLEPLKIVSTASYTYDTQEFTREARVAAIIASHERPEWVVNIKETGQVWLYDYSDIKNPKITMVDAERYLHDGGWDLSKRYFMTAANARNIISVIDTVKGNLVANIPSQGIKPHPGRGVNVNSKKYGPIWGSGHIGSNDIIFIGTDPVNYPQNAWKVVKKISLPGEGGGNLFIKGHPNSPYIFADRPVNPDRKLQTQIYVIDKESLEVVKTIPIPKKYLTPAKTEDGKEVASRGPVHFEFNADGSEVWTSIWGNKLKASPILIYDSKTLELKSVIDDKRLITPTGKFNVTNTMTDTY, encoded by the coding sequence ATGAAAATAAGAAGAGTATTAGGTATATTAACTATTAGTTGTTTAGGATTAACATCATTAGTTAATGCAAAAGAGATTAAATTATCAAAAGAAGAGATGCAAAAAGCAACACAAGTATATTTTGATAGGTGTGCTGGGTGCCATGGAATGTTAAGAAAAGGGGCATTGGGACCTAGTTTAGAAGCTACAAGATCAAAAGAATTTGGAACAGAAACATTAAAACACATTATTAATTTTGGAACACCTGGAGGAATGCCAGGTTGGGGAAAAACAGGAGAATTAACAAAAGAAGAGACTGAATTAATGGCTAAATATATTCAAATAGAAGCCCCTCTTCCTCCTGAAAAATCTATGGCTGATATGAAGAAGTCTCATAAGATACTTATTCCAGTAAAAGATAGACCAAAAGCTCCAGAAGCTGAAAATTGGAAAGATTACTTTGCAGTTATCTTAAGAGATGTGGGAGAAATTGCTATTATTGATGGTGTTACAAAAAAAGTAGTTTCAGTGGTACCATCTGGATTTGCAACACATATTACAAGAACAGGGGCTTCAGGAAGATATATGTATGTTATAGGAAGAGATGGAAAAGCCTCAATGATTGATTTATGGATGAAAGTTCCTAAAAATGTAGCTGAAATTAGAACTTGTAATGATGCAAGAGCTATTGATACATCTAAACATCCAGACTATAAAGATAAATATGCAATTGTTGGATGCTACTGGCCACCTTCAATTGTAACATTAGAAGCAGATACTCTTGAACCTTTAAAAATTGTTTCAACTGCAAGTTATACTTATGATACACAAGAATTTACAAGAGAAGCTAGAGTTGCAGCAATTATTGCTTCACATGAAAGACCTGAATGGGTAGTTAATATAAAAGAGACAGGTCAAGTTTGGCTATATGATTACTCAGATATTAAAAATCCAAAAATTACTATGGTAGATGCTGAAAGATATTTACATGATGGTGGATGGGACTTATCTAAAAGATATTTTATGACAGCAGCAAATGCTAGAAATATAATATCTGTAATTGATACAGTAAAAGGCAATTTAGTTGCTAATATACCTTCACAAGGAATTAAGCCTCATCCAGGTAGAGGTGTAAATGTTAATTCTAAAAAATATGGTCCAATTTGGGGTTCAGGACATATTGGTTCAAATGATATTATTTTTATTGGAACTGATCCTGTAAATTATCCACAAAATGCATGGAAAGTTGTGAAAAAAATCTCACTTCCAGGTGAAGGAGGAGGAAACTTATTTATAAAAGGACATCCAAACTCACCATATATTTTTGCAGATAGACCAGTTAATCCAGATAGAAAACTTCAAACACAAATTTATGTAATAGATAAAGAGAGTTTAGAAGTGGTTAAAACTATACCTATTCCTAAAAAATATTTAACTCCTGCAAAAACTGAAGATGGTAAAGAGGTAGCTTCAAGAGGACCTGTACATTTTGAGTTTAATGCAGATGGATCTGAAGTTTGGACATCAATTTGGGGTAATAAGCTAAAAGCTAGCCCAATTTTAATCTATGATTCAAAAACTTTAGAACTAAAATCTGTAATTGATGATAAAAGATTAATTACACCAACTGGTAAATTTAATGTAACTAATACAATGACAGATACATATTAA
- a CDS encoding cbb3-type cytochrome c oxidase subunit I — translation MANNLQFESKKLAIKYFTVAAILFGAQLLMGLIAATQFLFPSFLFEVFDFNVARMVHINALVVWMLYAMIGSVYYLLPDETEIETVGIKLGNIAFYILTAAVTVVVLVYILVQVGPATESTIWFINEGREYIEAPRWADIGIVVVVLVFVFNLFATAAKGKQTGIVTVLMADVLALAGLYLAGMFFTENISVDQYWWWWVIHLWVEATWEVFVGCLAAYGLIKIIGARREIVEMWLWIEVTMLFGSGILGLGHHYFWIGTPEYWWEIGALFSALEPVPLVAMFVHVIYDWGKETGLKEGTEEKTMNNTPAFAWFVTNAFGNFLGAGVWGFFHTLPQINIYTHGTQFTSAHGHLAFFGAYATILIGMFYLGLQGKNGIKVLKATFASKMAISLITIGVLGMTVSLTIAGYGQVLVERAQMGATWQAYFISQSLPWFVQGIGWRLVMGVVTFIGFIFLIKDLLTTSKSPRHIY, via the coding sequence ATGGCAAATAATTTACAATTTGAATCAAAAAAATTAGCAATTAAGTATTTTACTGTTGCAGCTATATTATTTGGTGCACAATTACTTATGGGACTTATTGCAGCAACTCAATTTTTATTTCCAAGCTTTCTTTTTGAAGTATTTGATTTTAATGTTGCAAGAATGGTTCATATTAATGCTTTAGTAGTATGGATGCTTTATGCAATGATTGGTTCAGTATATTACTTACTACCTGATGAAACAGAAATTGAAACAGTAGGAATTAAACTTGGAAATATTGCTTTTTATATATTAACAGCTGCCGTTACAGTTGTTGTATTAGTATATATTTTAGTTCAAGTAGGGCCTGCAACTGAAAGTACAATTTGGTTTATTAATGAAGGTAGAGAATATATTGAAGCACCAAGATGGGCTGATATAGGTATTGTTGTAGTGGTTTTAGTATTTGTTTTTAACCTTTTTGCAACAGCTGCAAAAGGAAAACAAACAGGTATTGTAACAGTTCTTATGGCAGATGTTTTAGCCTTAGCTGGTTTATATCTTGCAGGTATGTTCTTTACAGAAAATATTTCAGTTGATCAATATTGGTGGTGGTGGGTAATTCACTTATGGGTTGAAGCTACTTGGGAAGTATTTGTTGGATGTTTAGCAGCATATGGACTTATTAAAATTATTGGTGCTAGAAGAGAAATAGTTGAAATGTGGTTATGGATTGAAGTAACTATGCTTTTTGGTTCTGGTATTTTAGGATTAGGACATCACTATTTTTGGATTGGAACACCTGAATATTGGTGGGAAATTGGAGCACTGTTTTCTGCACTTGAGCCAGTACCTTTAGTTGCAATGTTTGTGCATGTAATTTATGATTGGGGAAAAGAGACTGGGTTAAAAGAAGGAACAGAAGAAAAAACTATGAACAATACTCCTGCTTTTGCTTGGTTTGTTACAAATGCTTTTGGTAACTTTTTAGGTGCAGGTGTTTGGGGATTTTTCCACACTTTACCACAAATAAATATCTATACGCACGGTACGCAGTTTACTTCTGCTCACGGACACTTAGCCTTTTTTGGAGCATACGCAACAATTTTAATAGGTATGTTTTATTTAGGATTACAAGGTAAAAATGGTATCAAAGTTTTAAAAGCAACATTTGCTTCTAAAATGGCAATTTCATTAATTACTATTGGAGTATTAGGAATGACTGTATCTTTAACTATTGCAGGTTATGGACAAGTATTAGTTGAAAGAGCTCAAATGGGAGCAACTTGGCAAGCTTATTTTATTTCACAAAGTTTACCATGGTTTGTACAAGGTATAGGTTGGAGACTTGTTATGGGTGTTGTAACTTTTATTGGATTTATATTCTTAATAAAAGATTTATTAACAACTTCAAAAAGTCCAAGACATATTTATTAA
- a CDS encoding c-type cytochrome, with translation MSRKVVSVWTSIPFWRKSAAWVTGFAAILLIWLTFDSMSQISMGTDTDLRNGITKRVPAPTVINYKITYEMDIKRGHEVPKIGEKEKFFGRDDWSEEEASSLLRLGKLASQAKNCMNCHTLLGNGAYYAPDLTKAWLDPAWENYILMTDSKTKEEAMSKFLQNPSMYPSHERMMPNLGITQKEAMGLVAFLKHMSSIDTNGFPRNFGRMSLDGKTGAIHGK, from the coding sequence GTGTCTAGAAAAGTTGTTTCAGTATGGACGAGTATCCCTTTTTGGAGAAAATCTGCTGCTTGGGTAACTGGATTTGCCGCTATATTATTAATTTGGCTTACTTTTGACTCTATGAGTCAAATTAGTATGGGAACAGATACAGATCTTAGAAATGGTATTACCAAAAGAGTACCCGCTCCAACAGTAATTAATTATAAAATTACTTATGAAATGGATATAAAAAGAGGTCATGAGGTGCCAAAAATTGGTGAAAAAGAAAAATTCTTTGGAAGAGATGATTGGTCTGAAGAAGAAGCTTCATCTCTTTTAAGACTTGGGAAATTAGCTTCTCAAGCTAAAAACTGTATGAATTGCCATACCCTATTAGGAAATGGTGCATATTATGCTCCTGATTTAACAAAAGCTTGGTTAGATCCAGCATGGGAGAATTATATTTTAATGACAGATTCTAAAACAAAAGAAGAAGCAATGTCAAAATTTTTACAAAATCCTTCAATGTATCCATCACATGAAAGAATGATGCCAAATCTTGGTATTACACAAAAAGAAGCGATGGGACTTGTAGCTTTCTTAAAACATATGTCATCTATTGATACAAATGGATTCCCAAGAAACTTTGGAAGAATGTCTTTAGATGGTAAGACAGGAGCGATTCATGGCAAATAA
- a CDS encoding type IV pili methyl-accepting chemotaxis transducer N-terminal domain-containing protein translates to MKQTTISTKIKTIGLLFIILMSSIIGTTIYLNAKNEKDALIINIAGKQRMLTQRISKNVFYLYHNNKHSFSELDNATQEFIYNLKSLKDGNSLLGIEKAPTTSISNQISKVEILWSNFYSNILKIKELLENRNETNQKILKNLVDTIYETNNNLLNEVDVIVSLYTTYAEKKTDSIKYFQYIFALMIILLVIYSFYQLKSMEENAKKFLELSKKLKEENITEPIDLINFEAEKEIVEATDTLNCFIHKINAAMDYSNNASKRLEDLTNEFDQILDELKDSQDLSNQLYKSEDMVIESQENLLNFTHKLQELKKELNTLAINCKNK, encoded by the coding sequence ATGAAACAAACAACAATTAGTACAAAAATTAAAACAATTGGATTATTATTTATAATCTTAATGTCTAGTATTATAGGAACAACTATTTATTTAAATGCAAAAAATGAAAAAGATGCACTTATTATAAATATTGCTGGAAAACAAAGAATGCTTACCCAAAGAATTTCCAAAAATGTATTTTACTTATATCATAATAATAAACATAGCTTTTCAGAATTAGATAATGCTACGCAAGAATTTATATATAATTTAAAATCTTTAAAAGATGGAAATTCTTTATTGGGTATTGAAAAAGCCCCAACTACTTCAATTTCAAATCAAATTTCAAAAGTTGAAATTTTATGGAGTAATTTTTATTCAAATATTTTAAAAATTAAAGAATTACTAGAAAATAGAAATGAAACAAATCAAAAAATATTAAAAAACTTAGTAGATACAATTTATGAAACAAATAACAATTTATTAAATGAAGTAGATGTTATTGTAAGTTTATATACAACTTATGCAGAGAAAAAAACTGACTCTATAAAGTATTTTCAATATATTTTTGCACTTATGATTATTCTTTTAGTAATTTATAGTTTTTATCAATTAAAATCAATGGAAGAAAATGCTAAAAAGTTCCTTGAGTTATCAAAAAAATTAAAAGAAGAAAATATTACTGAACCTATTGATTTAATAAACTTTGAAGCTGAAAAAGAGATTGTTGAAGCAACTGATACTCTAAATTGTTTTATTCATAAAATAAATGCTGCAATGGATTATTCAAATAATGCTTCAAAAAGATTAGAAGATTTAACTAATGAATTTGATCAAATTTTAGATGAATTAAAAGATTCACAAGACCTGTCAAATCAACTTTATAAAAGTGAAGATATGGTTATAGAATCTCAAGAAAATCTTTTAAACTTTACACATAAACTTCAAGAATTAAAAAAAGAATTAAATACCCTTGCAATTAATTGTAAAAATAAATAA
- a CDS encoding Crp/Fnr family transcriptional regulator, producing MSLQEVISSIDFFNELSQEQVKKLSEISRINSYPQNSILYYESDINNSLMFLVSGLIKIYKVDKFGNEIFLYHIYKNNMISELSSINTNNIYCFSNAEFIEDSIILSIDFVKFKEEFLDKNILTSKLMEALLNKTHQLQCIINRELVFDATAKVAFMLNQDLDMFNKLKRQEVSFMLHIQPETLSRVLKRLSRNQIIEIENSIVSVINKEALVSIFKGIGI from the coding sequence TTGTCACTACAAGAAGTCATAAGCTCAATAGATTTTTTTAATGAATTATCACAAGAACAAGTAAAAAAACTATCAGAAATTTCAAGAATAAATAGTTATCCACAAAACTCTATTTTATATTATGAAAGTGATATTAATAATTCACTTATGTTTTTAGTTAGTGGATTAATAAAAATCTATAAAGTTGATAAATTTGGTAATGAAATATTTTTATATCATATTTATAAAAACAATATGATTTCAGAGCTTTCATCAATAAATACAAACAATATATATTGTTTTTCAAATGCTGAATTTATTGAGGACTCAATTATCTTATCAATTGATTTTGTTAAATTTAAAGAAGAATTTTTAGATAAAAATATACTTACTTCTAAACTAATGGAAGCTTTACTAAATAAAACACATCAACTTCAATGTATTATAAATAGAGAATTAGTATTTGATGCAACAGCAAAAGTTGCTTTTATGCTAAATCAAGATTTAGATATGTTTAATAAGTTAAAAAGACAAGAGGTTTCTTTTATGCTTCATATTCAGCCAGAAACACTTTCAAGAGTACTAAAAAGATTAAGCAGAAACCAAATAATAGAGATTGAAAATAGTATAGTTTCAGTTATAAATAAAGAGGCACTTGTATCAATTTTTAAAGGAATTGGGATATGA